Within Candidatus Cloacimonadota bacterium, the genomic segment GGAAGTGACGATGTAACAGATACGGACACACATTTCACAACTGTGGATAATGGTGTAAATCACGCCCCGATTGCAGATCCGGGAGGACCTTATGCAGCTACTGTTGGTGAAACAATAACTCTTGATGGATCAAACTCCTATGATCCTGATGATGGAGATTTTATTACTGCTTATTCCTGGGATACGAATGGCGACGGTGTTTACGGAGATGCAGATACGGAAACAACCGATGTTGTTTATGATCAGGAATATTCCGGACTTATCGGTTTAAGAGTTTGGGATAATTTTGATGCTTCATCAGATTCAACTGCACCGATTTATGTTACTCTCTGGACTTCCAATCTTGATCTTGAAATTACGGAGAATGGAGTTACAACCACAACTCAAGGTGATAATGTAACCATTGAAGCCCAGATTTATTGTTATTCTGAAAATGGCAGTACTGCTGATGAATTTGTAGTCAGGTTTTATGAAGATGATCCTTCGATATTTGTTAATCCGATAGGAGAATTTACTTTAGGACCAATGAGCAATGGAGATATTGAAACTGTTTCCCTTGATTGGACGATTCCTGATTTAGATATTCATTCAGTTTATATCAGAGTAGATGCTGATGAAGAGATAGAAGAATATGACGAGGAAAACAACGAAGTGATCCTTTTCTTTGCTCCGGAGGTCTGGCCTGGAGATACAGATAATAATGGTGTCGTTGATGAATATGACATTGAACCGATTGGAGTTTACTGGCGGGATCAAGGTAATCCCAGAATTGCTACTTCCTTTGAGTGGACAGGACATGCATATCCCGGAGGATGGGATGATCAAGCAGCTGCTTATTCAGATTGTAATGGAGACGGATCAGTTAATATTACCGATGTTCTGGGCTTGCTCGTGAATTGGAATGAAACTCATACAACAGCGTATGCTCTTCCACCACTGGTAGTTGATTACAATGAGTATAAAGATAATTATCTTATGATCTATAATTCACTTGGTGATAGTGAAATTGAAATTAAGATCAAAAATCATATTGAACTCTTACTGGATATGCCGATAACGGAAGAAAAATGGAAAAATCATTTATTTGCTAATTATCCAAATCCGTTTAATCCCACCACCAGTATTTCTTATTCATTAGCAGAAGAAGGAGATGTTCATATCTCGATCTACAATGTCAAAGGACAGTTGATCAAAGAGCTGGTAAATGATCATCAAGATGCAGGGGAACATTCCGTGATCTGGAATGGTGATGACAATTATGACAAACGAGTCAGCAGTGGAATTTATTTCTATAAATTGCAAAGTGCCGGCAAATTGATCGATACCAGAAAAATGGTTTTGTTGAAATAAGGAGGTTCAAATGAAAACATATATAAAGCTAATCCCAATATTATTATTTGTCTTGATGATTTCTTGTACGGAAGATACAACAGCTCCCACCCAAGGTACAATAGAAGGAAAGATTATTCTAGCAGATAGA encodes:
- a CDS encoding T9SS type A sorting domain-containing protein, with protein sequence GSDDVTDTDTHFTTVDNGVNHAPIADPGGPYAATVGETITLDGSNSYDPDDGDFITAYSWDTNGDGVYGDADTETTDVVYDQEYSGLIGLRVWDNFDASSDSTAPIYVTLWTSNLDLEITENGVTTTTQGDNVTIEAQIYCYSENGSTADEFVVRFYEDDPSIFVNPIGEFTLGPMSNGDIETVSLDWTIPDLDIHSVYIRVDADEEIEEYDEENNEVILFFAPEVWPGDTDNNGVVDEYDIEPIGVYWRDQGNPRIATSFEWTGHAYPGGWDDQAAAYSDCNGDGSVNITDVLGLLVNWNETHTTAYALPPLVVDYNEYKDNYLMIYNSLGDSEIEIKIKNHIELLLDMPITEEKWKNHLFANYPNPFNPTTSISYSLAEEGDVHISIYNVKGQLIKELVNDHQDAGEHSVIWNGDDNYDKRVSSGIYFYKLQSAGKLIDTRKMVLLK